The genome window GATGCGCACAACCTGTTCGTGCTCGGCCGCGGCCTTGGCCTGGCCGCGGCGCAGGAGGCGGCGCTCAAGTTCAAGGAAACCTGCGGCCTGCATGCCGAGGCCTACAGCTCGGCGGAAGTGAGGCACGGGCCGATGGCGCTGGTCGGCCCCGGCTTCCCGGTGCTGGCCTTCGCCCAGCCGGACGACACCGGCGCCGGCACCCGCAGCCTGGCCGAGGAATTCCGCGGCCGCGGCGCGCAGGTATGGCTGGCCAGTGCCGACGGCGATCTGCCGCTGGTCGCCGCGCCGCACCCGGTGTGCGCGCCGCTGCTGACCATCCAGAGCTTCTACCGCGCGATCAACGCGCTGGCGCTGCGCCGCGGCTACAACCCGGACCTGCCGCCGCATCTGAACAAAGTGACGGAGACGGTGTAATGACGACGACGGCGCTGCGCAATGCGCGGGTGCTCGGCGAGGACGGCTTCCTCGATGGCGTGAGCGTGCTGCTGGACGGTAGGTGCATCGCCGCCGTGCTCGACGACGGCGACGCGCGCGCGGCTGCGGCAACGACGCAACTGGACCTGGGCGGCGGCACGCTGCTGCCGGGTTTCATCGACCTGCAGGTCAACGGCGGCGGCGGCGTACTGTTCAACAACAGCACCGACGTCGCCGCGCTGCGCCGCATCGGCCAGGCGCATCGCCGCTACGGCACCACCGGCTACCTGCCGACGCTGATCAGCGACGACCTGGAGGTGATGCGCGCGGCGATCGCCGCGACCCGCCAGGCCATCGCCGCAGGCGTGCCGGGCGTGCTCGGCATCCACCTGGAAGGGCCGTACCTGGCGCCGGCGCGCAAGGGCACCCACAACGTGGACAAGTTCCGCGTGCCCGATGCCGCCGAACTGGCGCTGGCCACCTCGCTGGACAACGGCGTCACCCTGATCACGCTGGCGCCGGAACGGTTGCCGGCCGCGAGTATCCGCACCCTGGCGGGCGCCGGCGCGCGCGTGTTCGCCGGCCACACCGCCGGCAGCTACGACGAGATCCGCGCCGGCCTGGATGCGGGCGTGTGCGGCTTCACCCATCTGTACAACGCGATGTCGCCGCTGCAGGGACGCGATCCCGGCGTGGTCGGCGCGGCGCTGGAAGACCGCGCTGCCTGGTGCGGCATCATCGTTGACGGCGTGCACGTGCACCCGGCCAGCCTGCGCGTGGCGCTGGCGGCCAAACCGCGCGGCACGCTGTTCCTGGTCACCGACGCGATGCCGATGGTCGGCGCCGACAGCCCCAGCTTCGACCTGTACGGCGAAACCATCACCGCGGTGGACGGCGTGGTGCGCAATGCCGCCGGCGCGCTGGCCGGTTCGGCGCTGGACATGGCCAGCGCGGTCCGCAACAGCGTGCAGTGGCTGGGCGTGAGCCTGGACGAAGCCGCGCGCATGGCCTCGCTGTATCCGGCGCAATGCCTGGGTCTGGACGATCGCTACGGCCGCATCGCACCCGGCTACCAGGCCGACCTGGTGCTGCTCGACGACGCGCTGCAAGTGCGGCAGACCTGGATCGCGGGGGCGGTGGAGTAGCCTGGATGCACCAAGCATATATCTTGAGTGCAGGCAAAAACTAATCCGCGCATGCGCGGATTAAGTGGGCGTGGTTCCTGTGTAAGCCGCTAGATATGCAGGCGGATTGATTTTATAGTTGACTATGCGTTGGTCACGGCTGACCGACAGTCACAACACCGCAGTTGCCGATGCAGCCTGGCGATAGATCACCACCACCACCACCGTAACCGCCACGCGTCAAAGAGCCAGGAATGGGGTGTACACATGGTGTGCACGATTGGCAAACGATGGTTGTTTTTTCAGTGGAATCATCATTCCAGATTACTTTCGCAATAGATCTATTCTGCAATAAAGTAATGCCTTTGGGAATTCGATACATTCCTAGCAAGCCCAACATGCCAGCTTGACGTACTTCGGGAATATCAGATGCGCCGACCCCTTGCGCCGGAGCTACTTGATTATATGGTGCCTTTCTTGAGTCTATGCTAACGATTGCTGCTATTGCTGTAAGGCTTGCGGTCAACAGAAAGATGGAAAGTCAAGTGCGCTTTGCAGTGTGCATATCAAAATCCCCATTTTATCTAATTATGCGGTTAATGTAATCTATCTTTTTGTTTAGTTTATTTGTTGCGTCGTTCGGTAGTAAATAATTGCGAACCAATTGCTCATAATTGGAGCCGCAAGCACCGTTTAAGCAATACCCACCAACGATCGCAGATTCAGCTCCGCATTCCGCACCCATTTGGCATGCAACGATGCCCCAGGCATATGCTGATATGGCATCGCCGGAAACCGGTTCAAATTCTCCAAGGTCCGATTCCTGTGGTTGTGAGAGTAACTCTCTGAGTTCGAATATTGCTTCGGGATCCTTGCTTTTTATGGATTCATTTATCAGTTCGGATATATTTTCTTTCGATTCGGCAGGGTATATATTGCGCAATTTTATTTTTGCGGAAATATCTCCTGATGCGGCAGCTGCTTTCAGCCATTCTATCTGTGCTTCGAGTGGAATTATTGATCCCCCTTCGATTAATGCACAGTCATCTGCAATGCGTTTTGCCGTTGCGTTCATGGCGCTTGCAGCATTGCCGGCCTGGGCAGCCATGGCTTTTATGCCGGATAAGAATTTCGTTGATGAAACACTTACCGGAAAGCATCGGCCATAAATTTTAGATAACTCGAACTGCGCTTTGGGATCCCCTTCGGTTGCTTTGTGTTTTATGCTTTCGAATTTCAGGTAATATTCTGTGGAGCGCGATGCTTTGATTTGGTTGGCATTGCCTGAATCAAATTTATTTTTTTCTGTATTTTGGATGTCGGGTGAAATCTCTAGGTCAGCGCTCTTTTTGTCTGGATGGGTTTCATTGTTTATTTTTTTTAGGTGAAATGCGGAAAAATAGATTGCAGCAAAAAGAATAGAAATTCCCACTGCGACGGGAGTTAAGTATTTTTTCATTTCAGCCCTTCGGAGTGGAATAAGAAGTGAAATTCAAACGCTGGCTATCGCTCGGATTTCAACGACTCCTTTTAATGCCGTCTAGCGTATTGTGATGGAATTATCATGGTCAATGCGCCGCTTGGGCTTTATCGTTGAAAAAACGCCTTTATTCGCTTTTCTTCGCAATTACTTCAGTTTGCTGTCTTGCTGCGCGCTACAGCGATCGCGGCGATCCGCGCCTTCGCCAGCGCCTCGCCGATCTGCGGGCCGCTCAGGCCCTGCGCGGCCAGATCGCGGGCGTTGACCGTCAGCGCCGCGGCGTGCAGGCGCTGCAGTGCGCGGCCTTGCGGGTAGTCGGCGTCTTCGCTGCCGAGGCGGCCGCGCTTGTCGGCTTCGCACACCAGCGCCAGCTGCGCGATGCGTTCGGGCTTGCGGAAGCCGTCGCAGCGCTGCAGTAGTTCGTGCACAGTGCGGTCGCGTAGTTCGGCCAGGCGATGCACGTTCAAGTGCTCGCGGCAGGCGATCTCGGCCAGCTGGCGGTGCTCCTGCGGCAGTTTCAGGCGTTCGCACAGCGCGCGCAGCGGGGCCACGCCGCGTTGTTCGTGCATCACGTGTCGCGGCCATTCCGCTTGCGGGGTCAGTGCCTTGCCCAGGTCGTGGGTCAGCGCGGCGAAGCCGAT of Xanthomonas translucens pv. cerealis contains these proteins:
- the nagA gene encoding N-acetylglucosamine-6-phosphate deacetylase; translation: MTTTALRNARVLGEDGFLDGVSVLLDGRCIAAVLDDGDARAAAATTQLDLGGGTLLPGFIDLQVNGGGGVLFNNSTDVAALRRIGQAHRRYGTTGYLPTLISDDLEVMRAAIAATRQAIAAGVPGVLGIHLEGPYLAPARKGTHNVDKFRVPDAAELALATSLDNGVTLITLAPERLPAASIRTLAGAGARVFAGHTAGSYDEIRAGLDAGVCGFTHLYNAMSPLQGRDPGVVGAALEDRAAWCGIIVDGVHVHPASLRVALAAKPRGTLFLVTDAMPMVGADSPSFDLYGETITAVDGVVRNAAGALAGSALDMASAVRNSVQWLGVSLDEAARMASLYPAQCLGLDDRYGRIAPGYQADLVLLDDALQVRQTWIAGAVE